One segment of Streptomyces sp. NA02950 DNA contains the following:
- a CDS encoding SDR family oxidoreductase, giving the protein MTTALITGTTAGIGASFASRLAADGHNLVLVARDEKRLHEQAADLHDRHGVEAEVLRADLSEEDGIAAVEARLTDRTHPVDLLVNNAGFGNRGRYLEVPLADELRMLRLHCEAVLRLTSAACETMGDRGRGGVINVSSIAAFFPRGTYGASKAWVVQFTQGAAKDLASSGVRLMALCPGFVRTEFHARAGIKPDSVPNWMWLDADRLVATALKDFSRGKSLSIPDPRYKTMTGLAKLVPRAAVSAVSSRVGRKYARR; this is encoded by the coding sequence ATGACGACTGCACTGATTACCGGAACCACAGCGGGCATCGGAGCCTCCTTCGCCAGCCGGCTCGCCGCCGACGGGCACAACCTGGTGCTCGTCGCGCGCGACGAGAAGCGGCTGCACGAGCAGGCGGCGGATCTGCACGACCGGCACGGCGTGGAGGCCGAGGTCCTGCGGGCCGATCTGTCCGAGGAGGACGGCATCGCGGCGGTCGAGGCCCGGCTCACCGACCGCACGCACCCGGTCGATCTGCTCGTCAACAACGCCGGGTTCGGCAACCGCGGCCGCTATCTGGAGGTGCCGCTCGCCGATGAACTGCGGATGCTCAGGCTCCACTGCGAGGCGGTGCTCCGGCTCACCAGCGCGGCCTGCGAGACGATGGGCGACCGGGGCCGCGGCGGGGTGATCAATGTGTCGTCGATCGCGGCGTTCTTCCCGCGCGGGACGTACGGCGCGAGCAAGGCGTGGGTCGTGCAGTTCACCCAGGGCGCGGCGAAGGACCTGGCGAGCTCGGGCGTACGGCTGATGGCGCTGTGCCCCGGATTTGTGCGGACGGAGTTCCACGCGCGGGCGGGGATCAAGCCGGACAGCGTGCCGAACTGGATGTGGCTGGACGCCGACCGGCTGGTCGCGACGGCGCTGAAGGACTTCTCGCGCGGGAAGTCGCTCTCCATCCCGGACCCGCGCTACAAGACGATGACGGGGCTGGCGAAGCTGGTCCCGCGGGCGGCGGTGTCCGCGGTCTCCTCCCGGGTCGGCCGCAAGTACGCCCGCCGGTAA
- the xerC gene encoding tyrosine recombinase XerC has product MAGHIQDRWYKTETADGKARRVKTDRHGTGMRYRARYIGPDGTEKSKSFPDKQKRLADQWLAHIEADMSRGQYIDPTAGRITFRQYAEKWHASQTTNVSTRDMVEMRLRRHAYPYLGSRPLGSFQPGHIRDWVHALERAGVAGSYGRTIYANVRALLSAAVDDGHLNRNPCDAGTVRAPAIEPKRLVPWEADRVFAVRDGLPEIFRPMVDLAAGCGLRQGEVFGVAADALNFEGETLHVLRQVKLVRGKPVFAPPKCNKIRDVPLPRAVADAVRQHAEVNPPTPVTLPWLRPDGPPVTHRLIFTTPSGTAVRRENFNVDAWKPALVAAGVIPERERGERYASAREHGMHALRHFYASVLLDAGESIRAVSEYLGHADPALTLRVYAHLMPSSQARTRRAVDKLFQWPDQGRDGPETAQAA; this is encoded by the coding sequence ATGGCAGGCCACATCCAAGACCGCTGGTACAAGACCGAGACAGCCGACGGCAAAGCCCGCCGCGTCAAGACCGACCGTCACGGCACCGGCATGCGCTACCGCGCCCGCTACATCGGCCCCGACGGCACCGAGAAGAGCAAGTCATTCCCCGACAAACAGAAGCGGCTCGCCGACCAGTGGCTTGCCCACATCGAGGCCGACATGTCGCGCGGGCAGTACATCGACCCGACGGCCGGACGGATCACCTTCCGGCAGTACGCGGAGAAGTGGCACGCCTCGCAGACGACGAACGTGAGCACCCGCGACATGGTCGAGATGCGGCTCCGGCGGCACGCCTACCCGTACCTCGGCTCGCGCCCGCTCGGTTCGTTCCAGCCCGGACACATCCGGGATTGGGTCCACGCCTTGGAGCGGGCCGGGGTGGCTGGCTCCTACGGTCGCACGATCTACGCGAACGTTCGTGCCCTGCTGTCGGCCGCTGTGGACGACGGTCACCTGAACCGCAACCCGTGCGACGCCGGAACCGTCCGGGCGCCAGCGATCGAGCCGAAGCGGCTTGTCCCCTGGGAGGCTGATCGGGTTTTCGCGGTGCGGGACGGACTGCCTGAGATCTTCCGGCCCATGGTCGACCTTGCCGCCGGATGCGGGCTGCGGCAGGGGGAGGTCTTCGGCGTGGCCGCGGACGCCCTGAACTTCGAGGGCGAGACCCTGCACGTTCTGCGACAGGTCAAGCTGGTCCGGGGGAAGCCAGTGTTCGCCCCGCCCAAGTGCAACAAGATTCGGGACGTACCGCTGCCCCGTGCGGTGGCTGACGCCGTGCGTCAGCACGCCGAGGTCAATCCTCCGACCCCCGTCACCCTGCCGTGGCTGCGCCCGGACGGGCCACCGGTCACGCATCGACTGATCTTCACCACTCCGAGCGGTACCGCGGTCCGCCGGGAGAACTTCAACGTGGACGCCTGGAAACCCGCTCTGGTCGCCGCGGGGGTCATCCCGGAGCGGGAGCGGGGGGAGCGGTACGCCTCGGCCCGCGAACACGGCATGCACGCGCTGAGGCACTTCTACGCCTCCGTGCTGCTGGACGCGGGGGAGAGCATCAGGGCCGTGAGTGAGTACCTGGGGCACGCCGATCCCGCGCTCACCCTCCGGGTGTACGCGCACCTGATGCCGAGCAGTCAGGCGCGCACGCGGCGGGCGGTCGATAAGCTCTTCCAGTGGCCTGACCAGGGCAGAGACGGCCCAGAGACGGCCCAGGCAGCATGA
- a CDS encoding bifunctional DNA primase/polymerase has protein sequence MTQPAVIRRDPPALSPLRTALELAAAGLPVLPLRHGKVPFGNCRTCAAVACGGRPNMKDAGPCQCPGPCHAWAAATTDPSVIASPAWASAWREAVTVAYHPGGARLTVVDLDDTAAVAWARQTLPATRIVPTTRGEHWIYRGAMTSANKVRPEVDIKSRMSYARWLGPGTGTMTTLPDEVRALAVKEPSPARRPHVVTVAALGGGGECRHRTPVYLERGIAMAEQRITEARSAVHATVYRTFLAVLSAHGRCGCLTEAHMARLFSAAQAKGESARHCVDAWANARAALGM, from the coding sequence ATGACCCAACCCGCCGTCATCCGGCGAGACCCTCCCGCCCTGTCGCCCCTGCGGACCGCGCTGGAGCTAGCCGCGGCCGGTCTGCCGGTGTTGCCCCTCCGGCACGGCAAGGTCCCGTTCGGGAATTGCCGCACCTGCGCGGCCGTCGCCTGTGGCGGGCGGCCGAACATGAAGGACGCGGGTCCCTGCCAGTGCCCCGGTCCCTGTCACGCGTGGGCCGCCGCCACCACCGATCCGTCCGTCATCGCCTCGCCCGCATGGGCGTCGGCGTGGCGGGAGGCCGTGACGGTCGCCTACCACCCCGGCGGTGCCCGGCTGACCGTGGTGGACCTCGACGACACAGCAGCCGTCGCCTGGGCCCGCCAGACCCTGCCCGCCACCCGGATCGTGCCGACGACCCGCGGTGAACACTGGATCTACCGCGGCGCCATGACCTCGGCCAACAAGGTCCGGCCCGAGGTGGACATCAAGTCGCGCATGTCCTACGCCCGCTGGCTCGGCCCCGGCACCGGCACCATGACCACCCTGCCCGACGAGGTGCGCGCACTCGCCGTGAAAGAACCCTCCCCGGCCCGGCGCCCGCACGTCGTCACCGTGGCCGCGTTGGGCGGTGGCGGGGAGTGCCGCCACCGCACGCCTGTCTACCTGGAACGCGGTATCGCCATGGCGGAGCAGCGCATCACGGAGGCCCGCAGCGCGGTGCACGCAACGGTGTACCGCACGTTCCTGGCGGTGCTGTCTGCGCACGGCCGGTGCGGCTGCCTCACCGAGGCCCACATGGCGCGACTGTTCAGCGCTGCCCAGGCCAAGGGCGAATCCGCCCGTCACTGTGTCGACGCGTGGGCCAACGCCCGTGCCGCGCTGGGGATGTAG
- a CDS encoding WhiB family transcriptional regulator: MADFSRLPGPNADLWDWQLLAACRGVDSSLFFHPEGERGAARSAREMSAKEVCMRCPVRAQCAAHALAVREPYGVWGGLTEDEREELMGRARHRAVATSSGPPGS; this comes from the coding sequence ATGGCAGATTTCTCCCGTCTTCCCGGTCCGAACGCCGACCTGTGGGACTGGCAGCTGCTGGCCGCGTGTCGCGGAGTCGACAGCTCGCTCTTCTTCCATCCGGAGGGGGAGCGCGGAGCTGCCCGCAGCGCGCGGGAGATGTCGGCGAAAGAGGTGTGCATGCGCTGCCCGGTACGAGCGCAGTGCGCGGCTCACGCCCTCGCCGTACGCGAGCCGTACGGCGTCTGGGGCGGGCTGACCGAGGACGAGCGTGAGGAGCTCATGGGGCGGGCCCGCCACCGCGCGGTGGCCACGTCGTCAGGGCCTCCCGGATCCTGA
- a CDS encoding MOSC domain-containing protein, whose translation MVQSAGSVLTVNVGRAMMAAYADSPTGTGIDKRPVDGPVRVTAPGPKGSGGSGLAGDAVCDTRYHGGDDQAVYVYAREDLDVWERELRRELHNGSFGENLTTSGIDITGTLVGERWRIGRDLLLEVTSPRIPCRTFAGRLGERGWLKRFTQAAVPGAYLRVLEPGEVRSGDRVEIVHRPDHEVSVSFLFRAQTTERVLLPRVLAAGEALHPEARAKALDYLAKTERRAVEAER comes from the coding sequence ATGGTGCAATCCGCGGGATCCGTGCTCACCGTGAACGTCGGGCGCGCGATGATGGCCGCCTACGCCGACAGCCCCACCGGCACCGGTATCGACAAGCGGCCGGTCGACGGCCCGGTGCGGGTGACGGCACCGGGTCCGAAGGGCTCCGGCGGCAGCGGTCTGGCCGGAGACGCCGTCTGCGACACCCGCTACCACGGCGGCGACGACCAGGCGGTCTATGTCTACGCGCGCGAGGACCTCGACGTCTGGGAGCGCGAACTGCGCCGCGAACTGCACAACGGCTCCTTCGGCGAGAACCTCACCACCAGCGGGATCGATATCACCGGCACCCTCGTCGGCGAGCGCTGGCGGATCGGCCGCGACCTGCTGCTGGAGGTGACCTCGCCGCGCATCCCGTGCCGGACGTTCGCGGGCCGGCTGGGCGAGCGGGGCTGGCTGAAGCGGTTCACCCAGGCGGCCGTCCCCGGCGCCTATCTGCGGGTGCTGGAACCGGGTGAGGTCCGCTCCGGGGACCGCGTCGAGATCGTGCACCGGCCCGACCACGAGGTGAGCGTCTCCTTCCTGTTCCGCGCCCAGACCACCGAACGGGTGCTGCTGCCGCGGGTGCTGGCGGCGGGTGAGGCCCTGCACCCCGAGGCGCGCGCCAAGGCTCTCGACTATCTGGCGAAGACCGAGCGGCGGGCCGTCGAGGCCGAGCGCTGA
- a CDS encoding response regulator transcription factor yields the protein MTSVLVCDDSPLAREALRRAVATVPGVERVTTAANGEEVLRRWGADRSDLILMDVRMPGLGGVETVRRLLSADPGARIIMLTVAEDLDGVALAVAAGARGYLHKDASRAELRATVTQALADPTWRLAPRRLRSAEMGAAPTLTAREIQVLEGMSHGRSNAEIGRELFLSEDTVKTHARRLFKKLGASDRAHAVALGFRWGLVR from the coding sequence ATGACATCCGTCCTCGTCTGCGACGACTCCCCGCTTGCCCGAGAGGCACTGCGCCGCGCGGTGGCGACCGTGCCCGGTGTCGAGCGTGTGACGACAGCGGCCAACGGCGAGGAAGTCCTCCGCCGCTGGGGTGCAGACCGCTCGGACCTGATTCTGATGGACGTACGGATGCCCGGTCTCGGCGGAGTCGAGACCGTGCGGCGGCTGCTGTCCGCCGACCCCGGCGCCCGGATCATCATGCTCACGGTGGCCGAGGATCTCGATGGAGTGGCGCTGGCGGTGGCCGCCGGCGCCCGTGGCTATCTGCACAAGGACGCCTCGCGCGCCGAGTTGCGGGCCACCGTGACCCAGGCGCTGGCCGACCCCACGTGGCGGCTGGCGCCGAGGCGGCTGCGGTCCGCCGAGATGGGCGCGGCCCCCACACTCACCGCCCGGGAGATCCAGGTGCTGGAGGGGATGAGCCACGGCCGCTCCAACGCGGAGATCGGCCGTGAGCTGTTCCTCTCCGAGGACACGGTCAAGACGCACGCCCGTCGGCTGTTCAAGAAGCTCGGTGCCTCGGACCGGGCCCATGCGGTGGCCCTCGGGTTCCGCTGGGGGCTGGTCCGCTAG
- a CDS encoding sigma-70 family RNA polymerase sigma factor, with translation MRDDERPGAAKGGAPGATGAIGALVGRAVEGDEQATHDLLAHVHPLALRYCRTRLSRLPGDARHFVDDLAQEVCLAVLCALPRYRDTGKPFEAFVVAIAAHKVADLQRAAMRHPGSTAVPSDEMPEQPDDSLGPEERALLSSDAEWAKKLLANLPENQRELVLLRVAVGLTAEETGQMLGMSPGAVRVAQHRALSRLRALAEQ, from the coding sequence ATGCGCGACGACGAGAGGCCAGGAGCCGCCAAGGGCGGCGCCCCGGGGGCCACCGGGGCGATCGGCGCCCTGGTCGGGCGCGCCGTCGAAGGGGACGAGCAGGCCACCCATGACCTGCTGGCCCATGTGCATCCACTCGCCCTGCGCTACTGCCGTACGCGACTGTCCAGGCTGCCCGGGGACGCCCGGCACTTCGTGGACGACCTCGCGCAGGAGGTCTGTCTCGCGGTGCTGTGCGCGCTGCCGCGCTACCGCGACACCGGAAAGCCCTTCGAGGCGTTCGTCGTGGCGATCGCCGCGCACAAGGTCGCCGATCTCCAGCGGGCGGCCATGCGCCACCCGGGGAGCACCGCCGTGCCCTCGGACGAGATGCCGGAGCAGCCGGACGACTCGCTCGGGCCCGAGGAGCGGGCGCTGCTCAGCAGCGACGCGGAGTGGGCCAAAAAGCTGCTCGCCAATCTCCCGGAGAACCAGCGCGAGCTGGTGCTGCTCCGGGTCGCGGTCGGGCTGACCGCGGAGGAGACCGGACAGATGCTCGGGATGTCGCCCGGAGCGGTACGGGTCGCACAGCACCGGGCCCTCAGCAGGCTGCGCGCGCTCGCCGAGCAGTAG
- the groL gene encoding chaperonin GroEL (60 kDa chaperone family; promotes refolding of misfolded polypeptides especially under stressful conditions; forms two stacked rings of heptamers to form a barrel-shaped 14mer; ends can be capped by GroES; misfolded proteins enter the barrel where they are refolded when GroES binds): MAKILKFDEDARRALERGVNKLADTVKVTIGPRGRNVVIDKKFGAPTITNDGVTIAREVEVDDPYENLGAQLVKEVATKTNDIAGDGTTTATVLAQALVREGLRNVAAGASPAALKKGIDAAVKAVSDDLLATARPIDSKTDIAAVAALSAQDKQVGELIAEAMDKVGKDGVITVEESNTFGLELDFTEGMAFDKGYLSPYMVTDQERMEAVLDDPYILIHQGKIASIQDLLPLLEKVIQAGASKPLLIIAEDVEGEALSTLVVNKIRGTFNAVAVKAPGFGDRRKAMLGDMATLTGATVIAEEVGLKLDQAGLDVLGTARRVTVTKDDTTIVDGGGKADDVAGRIAQIKAEIETTDSDWDREKLQERLAKLAGGVCVIRVGAATEVELKEKKHRLEDAISATRAAVEEGIVSGGGSALVHAAKVLEGNLGLEGDEATGVAVVRRASVEPLRWIAENAGLEGYVITAKVAELEKGHGYNAATEEYGDLVKAGVIDPVKVTRSALENAASIASLLLTTETLVVEKPAEEEPEAGGHGHGHAH, encoded by the coding sequence ATGGCGAAGATCCTGAAGTTCGACGAGGACGCCCGTCGAGCCCTCGAGCGCGGCGTCAACAAGCTGGCGGACACGGTCAAGGTGACCATCGGCCCCCGCGGCCGGAACGTCGTCATCGACAAGAAGTTCGGCGCGCCGACCATCACCAACGACGGTGTCACCATCGCCCGTGAGGTCGAGGTCGACGACCCGTACGAGAACCTGGGCGCCCAGCTCGTCAAGGAGGTGGCGACCAAGACCAACGACATCGCGGGTGACGGCACCACCACCGCCACCGTGCTGGCCCAGGCGCTGGTCCGCGAGGGCCTGCGCAACGTGGCCGCCGGTGCCTCCCCGGCCGCCCTGAAGAAGGGCATCGACGCCGCGGTCAAGGCCGTCTCGGACGACCTGCTGGCCACCGCCCGCCCGATCGACTCCAAGACCGACATCGCCGCCGTGGCCGCGCTGTCCGCCCAGGACAAGCAGGTCGGCGAGCTTATCGCCGAGGCGATGGACAAGGTCGGCAAGGACGGTGTCATCACCGTCGAGGAGTCCAACACCTTCGGCCTGGAGCTGGACTTCACCGAGGGCATGGCCTTCGACAAGGGCTACCTCTCGCCCTACATGGTGACCGACCAGGAGCGTATGGAGGCCGTCCTCGACGACCCGTACATCCTGATCCACCAGGGCAAGATCGCCTCGATCCAGGACCTGCTGCCACTGCTGGAGAAGGTCATCCAGGCCGGCGCCAGCAAGCCGCTGCTGATCATCGCCGAGGACGTGGAGGGCGAGGCCCTGTCCACCCTCGTCGTCAACAAGATCCGCGGCACCTTCAACGCCGTCGCGGTGAAGGCCCCGGGCTTCGGCGACCGCCGCAAGGCGATGCTCGGTGACATGGCGACCCTCACCGGCGCCACCGTCATCGCCGAGGAGGTCGGCCTCAAGCTGGACCAGGCCGGTCTGGACGTGCTGGGCACCGCCCGCCGCGTGACCGTCACCAAGGACGACACCACCATCGTCGACGGTGGCGGCAAGGCCGACGATGTCGCCGGCCGGATCGCCCAGATCAAGGCCGAGATCGAGACCACCGACTCCGACTGGGACCGCGAGAAGCTCCAGGAGCGTCTGGCGAAGCTGGCCGGCGGTGTGTGCGTGATCCGCGTGGGCGCGGCCACCGAGGTCGAGCTCAAGGAGAAGAAGCACCGTCTGGAGGACGCCATCTCCGCGACCCGCGCCGCGGTCGAGGAGGGCATCGTCTCCGGTGGTGGCTCCGCCCTGGTCCACGCCGCCAAGGTGCTCGAGGGCAACCTCGGCCTGGAGGGCGACGAGGCCACCGGTGTCGCCGTGGTCCGCCGCGCCTCGGTCGAGCCGCTGCGCTGGATCGCCGAGAACGCCGGTCTCGAGGGCTACGTCATCACCGCGAAGGTGGCCGAGCTCGAGAAGGGCCACGGCTACAACGCGGCCACCGAGGAGTACGGCGACCTGGTGAAGGCGGGCGTCATCGACCCCGTCAAGGTCACCCGCTCCGCGCTGGAGAACGCCGCGTCGATCGCCTCGCTGCTGCTCACCACCGAGACCCTGGTGGTCGAGAAGCCGGCCGAGGAAGAGCCGGAGGCCGGAGGCCACGGCCACGGTCACGCGCACTGA
- a CDS encoding LysR family transcriptional regulator: MIEARHLRVLRAVAATGSFSAAARELGCTQPAVSQQMKALEGAAGTPLLIRTGREMRLTEAGEALVRHATGILAGLTAAEEEVAAIAGLRAGRVRLVSFPSGSSTLVPTALAEMRAAHPGTRVSLVEAEPPRSVEMLRAGDCEIAVAFRYPQVDGAAEAGPGWEDLVARPLLSDRLAVVVPREHRLAGAGTVGMAELAEEPWIAGCPRCRRHLVEVCESEGFTPRIDFATDDYPAVIGLVAAGLGVAVLPELALESVRAKGAVTLEVKPAVRREVVALTLPDLARVPAVAATLDRLERAARR, translated from the coding sequence ATGATCGAGGCCCGTCATCTCAGGGTGCTGCGTGCGGTGGCCGCCACCGGTTCCTTCTCCGCGGCGGCGCGTGAGCTGGGCTGCACCCAGCCCGCCGTCAGCCAGCAGATGAAGGCCCTGGAGGGAGCCGCGGGCACTCCGCTGCTGATCCGCACCGGACGGGAGATGCGGCTGACCGAGGCGGGCGAGGCCCTGGTGCGGCACGCCACGGGCATCCTGGCCGGGCTGACCGCCGCCGAGGAGGAGGTCGCGGCGATAGCCGGGCTGCGGGCGGGCCGGGTGCGGCTGGTGTCCTTCCCCAGCGGCAGTTCGACCCTGGTGCCGACCGCGCTCGCCGAGATGCGCGCCGCCCACCCCGGGACCCGGGTCTCGCTGGTGGAGGCCGAACCGCCGCGCTCGGTGGAGATGCTCCGGGCGGGTGACTGCGAGATCGCCGTGGCCTTCCGTTATCCACAGGTCGACGGTGCGGCGGAGGCGGGCCCGGGCTGGGAGGACCTGGTGGCCCGGCCGCTGCTGAGCGACCGGCTGGCGGTCGTGGTCCCGCGGGAGCACCGGCTGGCGGGGGCCGGGACGGTGGGGATGGCGGAGCTGGCGGAGGAGCCGTGGATCGCGGGGTGCCCACGCTGCCGACGTCATCTGGTGGAGGTGTGCGAGTCCGAGGGCTTCACCCCGCGGATCGACTTCGCGACGGATGACTACCCGGCGGTGATCGGCCTGGTGGCGGCCGGGCTCGGGGTCGCGGTGCTGCCGGAGCTGGCGCTGGAGTCGGTACGCGCCAAGGGGGCGGTGACGCTGGAGGTCAAGCCCGCCGTGCGGCGTGAGGTGGTGGCGCTGACACTGCCGGACCTGGCACGGGTGCCCGCGGTGGCGGCCACGCTGGACCGGCTGGAGCGGGCGGCGCGCCGCTGA
- a CDS encoding ATP-binding protein, whose translation MSEDEKTPAREVITDYAQAHFRYFRTIDGTVYAQRNDHPVARPIRSQGTTGSHRQELMVGLFRDGVGVFNGTALKEALDLIEALALTEDVQPTHIRVAPGFDGATWLDLGRDDGKSVRIHPTGWDILTPDPREVCWRRTQLTGELPLPDKDTNGKGIDLLLRLCNFASAETECLAIAWLIGCLEPSVPVPAPFLTGPQGAGKSTGGRMLVRIIEGMSGDLRRAPKDEENMITAVAAGWVTALDNLSHLPPDLSDLMCCIVTGAESIKRALFTDGDVVRSRYRRPMLLTGIDVGVIRPDLAERLLPLRLVRPRVRRTEAELWTEYAEILPVVLGSLLDLTVKVRAAEAETPTDLRMADFAHLCAQLDAATGFGSLAAYRASLDDLNDDVIEGDLLAQTVLKHAAGLDAGAEVRMSSSEWLHCLTGLYSGEECRPLPKGWPTTGKVLSDRLKRLQPTLAARGVLIDWGRTSAARYIEMTRPPLPPPNEQETAF comes from the coding sequence ATGTCCGAGGACGAGAAGACTCCGGCCCGCGAGGTCATCACCGACTACGCGCAAGCGCACTTCCGGTACTTCCGCACCATCGACGGCACCGTGTACGCGCAGAGGAATGATCACCCCGTGGCCCGTCCGATCCGCTCCCAGGGCACGACGGGGAGCCACCGGCAGGAACTCATGGTCGGCCTCTTCAGGGACGGGGTCGGCGTGTTCAACGGCACGGCACTCAAGGAGGCGTTGGACTTGATCGAAGCACTCGCGCTGACCGAGGACGTACAGCCCACCCACATCCGCGTCGCCCCCGGGTTCGACGGCGCGACGTGGCTCGACTTGGGCCGCGATGACGGCAAGTCCGTCCGCATCCACCCCACCGGCTGGGACATCCTCACCCCCGACCCGCGGGAAGTCTGCTGGCGGCGCACCCAGCTCACCGGCGAACTCCCCCTGCCCGACAAGGACACCAACGGCAAGGGCATCGATCTCCTGCTCCGTCTGTGCAACTTCGCCAGCGCAGAGACCGAGTGCCTGGCCATCGCCTGGCTGATCGGCTGCCTGGAGCCGTCCGTGCCCGTGCCCGCGCCGTTCCTCACCGGCCCCCAGGGGGCGGGCAAGTCCACCGGCGGCCGGATGCTCGTGCGGATCATCGAGGGGATGAGCGGGGACCTGCGCCGGGCGCCGAAGGACGAGGAGAACATGATCACGGCCGTCGCCGCCGGATGGGTCACCGCCCTGGACAACCTCTCCCACCTGCCCCCGGACCTGTCCGACCTCATGTGCTGCATCGTGACCGGCGCCGAGAGCATCAAGCGCGCGCTCTTCACCGACGGCGACGTCGTCCGCTCCCGCTACCGACGGCCCATGCTGCTGACCGGCATCGACGTCGGCGTCATCCGCCCGGACCTCGCTGAACGTCTCCTCCCGCTCCGTCTCGTGCGGCCCCGGGTGCGGCGGACCGAGGCAGAGCTGTGGACCGAGTACGCGGAGATCCTGCCGGTAGTTCTCGGCTCCCTGCTGGACCTGACAGTGAAGGTGCGGGCCGCCGAGGCGGAGACCCCCACCGACCTGCGGATGGCCGACTTCGCCCACCTGTGCGCGCAACTCGATGCGGCTACCGGGTTCGGCTCGCTGGCCGCGTACCGGGCCAGCCTCGATGACCTCAACGACGACGTCATCGAAGGAGACCTCCTCGCGCAGACGGTCTTGAAGCACGCCGCCGGGCTCGATGCGGGCGCGGAAGTCCGTATGTCGTCCTCGGAGTGGCTGCACTGCCTCACCGGCCTCTACAGCGGCGAGGAGTGCCGTCCCCTGCCCAAGGGCTGGCCCACCACCGGCAAGGTCCTCTCCGACCGGCTCAAGCGGCTACAGCCGACCCTCGCCGCACGCGGCGTCCTCATCGACTGGGGCCGCACCAGCGCCGCCCGCTACATCGAGATGACCCGACCCCCGCTCCCGCCACCGAACGAGCAGGAAACGGCGTTCTGA
- a CDS encoding helix-turn-helix domain-containing protein — protein MSTAREQPDPRATLRAGLPDRYLTPDDIAEIFEVPKETVYQWRKKRLGPPGFRIGKHLRYDPADVHRYVRERKAASVAA, from the coding sequence ATGAGCACCGCACGTGAACAGCCGGACCCGCGCGCCACGCTCCGCGCCGGGTTGCCGGACCGCTACCTCACCCCCGACGACATCGCCGAGATCTTCGAGGTGCCCAAGGAGACCGTCTACCAGTGGCGCAAGAAGCGCCTCGGCCCGCCCGGCTTCCGGATCGGCAAGCACCTGCGCTACGACCCTGCCGACGTCCATCGCTACGTCCGGGAGCGCAAGGCAGCTTCGGTCGCTGCCTGA
- the groES gene encoding co-chaperone GroES, whose protein sequence is MTTTSSKVAIKPLEDRIVVQPLDAEQTTASGLVIPDTAKEKPQEGVVLAVGPGRFEDGNRLPLDVAVGDVVLYSKYGGTEVKYSGEEYLVLSARDVLAIVEK, encoded by the coding sequence GTGACGACCACCAGCTCCAAGGTTGCCATCAAGCCGCTCGAGGACCGCATCGTGGTCCAGCCGCTCGACGCCGAGCAGACCACGGCTTCCGGTCTGGTCATCCCGGACACTGCCAAGGAGAAGCCCCAGGAGGGCGTTGTCCTGGCCGTGGGCCCGGGCCGCTTCGAGGACGGCAACCGTCTTCCGCTCGACGTCGCCGTCGGTGACGTCGTGCTCTACAGCAAGTACGGCGGCACCGAGGTGAAGTACAGCGGCGAGGAGTACCTCGTCCTCTCGGCTCGCGACGTCCTCGCGATCGTCGAGAAGTAA